The Haloprofundus salinisoli genome includes a region encoding these proteins:
- a CDS encoding PIG-L deacetylase family protein, which produces MHLTAVVAHPDDADIFCGGTLAKHADRGDDVTIVYMTRGEYGGFDTTEAEVAATREREAEEAAKTLGAEAVFLDFEDGRVTYSMENRLQLVDVLREHRPDIVLTHYRDDMHPDHRATSRLVTDAYYMCSLPLLETEYEPWGPRNVYYFGKPTSSFEPETYVDIGDYQSTKEDAILEHESQVEWLEEHGGIDAEFDGLVEGVRAEARVLGRTRGAEFAEGFVALHKSADEYLD; this is translated from the coding sequence ATGCATCTCACAGCAGTAGTCGCACATCCCGACGACGCCGACATCTTCTGCGGCGGCACGCTCGCAAAGCACGCCGACCGCGGCGACGACGTCACCATCGTCTACATGACCCGCGGCGAGTACGGCGGTTTCGACACTACCGAAGCTGAAGTCGCGGCGACGCGCGAGCGCGAGGCCGAGGAGGCCGCGAAGACCCTCGGTGCGGAGGCGGTGTTCCTCGACTTCGAGGATGGACGCGTGACCTACTCGATGGAGAACCGGCTCCAGCTCGTCGACGTGCTGCGCGAGCACCGCCCGGACATCGTACTCACCCACTACCGCGACGACATGCACCCAGACCACCGAGCAACGTCGAGGCTGGTGACCGACGCGTACTACATGTGTTCGCTCCCGCTTCTGGAGACCGAGTACGAGCCGTGGGGACCGCGGAACGTCTACTACTTCGGGAAGCCGACGTCCTCGTTCGAGCCCGAGACGTACGTCGACATCGGCGACTATCAGTCGACGAAAGAAGACGCCATCCTCGAACACGAGTCGCAAGTCGAGTGGCTCGAGGAGCACGGTGGCATAGACGCCGAATTCGACGGACTCGTCGAAGGGGTCCGCGCCGAAGCGCGAGTGCTCGGCCGAACCAGGGGTGCGGAGTTCGCCGAGGGATTCGTCGCCCTCCACAAGAGCGCAGACGAGTACCTCGACTGA